One genomic segment of Gasterosteus aculeatus chromosome 6, fGasAcu3.hap1.1, whole genome shotgun sequence includes these proteins:
- the znf503 gene encoding zinc finger protein 503: MITSPSASILKNSGIRAAVWESGSSRNSSSASVNKPFLHPAPPCDPLRQASRLPIKVLKMLTARSGHILHPEYLQPLPSTPISPIELDAKKSPLALLAQTCSQIGKPDPPPSSKLSSVTSNGSSEKESKSGPLKMSDIGVDDKSSFKPYSKPSDKKDSSSGVSGAEKSGFRVPSATCQPFTPRTGSPNSSTSASPMPSEGKCGERDEKKDSDCNKNGAGDGSGTTSHSRISVSCGGINVEVNQHQETTPGCKTSSSDSASVTSVSSASVLGSGLVAPVSPYKPGQTVFPLPPAGMSYPGSLAGAYAGYPQHFLSHGGGLVSSLGCSKAGSSPLAGASPPSIMSASLCRDPYCLSYHCASHLAGAASASCTHESAAAAAANALKSSYPLMYPTHHIHGVHSSAPSFSGHPLYPYGFMLPNDPLPHVCNWVSANGPCDKRFSSSEELLNHLRTHTAFTGAEKLISGYPGSSSLASAAAAAMACHMHMPPSGGPGSPGALALRSPHHALGLSSRYHPYSKSPLQSPGGPVPMPAATGPYYSPYALYGQRLTTASALGYQ; the protein is encoded by the exons ATGATCACGTCCCCCTCGGCGTCTATCCTGAAGAATAGTGGCATTCGCGCAGCAGTCTGGGAGAGCGGCAGTTCTCGGAATAGCAGCTCGGCGAGCGTCAACAAGCCTTTTCTCCACCCCGCGCCCCCGTGCGATCCGCTACGGCAAGCGAGCCGACTCCCCATCAAGGTTCTGAAAATGCTCACCGCCCGGTCAGGACACATTTTGCACCCGGAGTATCTGCAGCCTTTGCCTTCTACCCCGATCAGCCCCATCGAG CTCGATGCTAAGAAAAGTCCGCTGGCTCTTCTGGCGCAGACGTGCTCTCAGATCGGCAAACCGGACCCGCCGCCTTCCTCCAAACTGTCCTCCGTGACGTCCAATGGATCTAGCGAGAAGGAATCTAAATCCGGCCCTCTGAAAATGAGCGACATCGGCGTGGACGACAAGTCCAGCTTCAAGCCGTACTCCAAGCCTTCGGACAAGAAGGACTCGTCCTCGGGCGTCTCGGGAGCAGAGAAGTCTGGTTTCCGAGTGCCGAGCGCCACCTGCCAGCCGTTCACGCCGCGCACGGGCAGCCCCAACTCCAGCACCTCCGCGTCCCCGATGCCCTCCGAGGGGAAGTGCGGGGAGAGGGACGAAAAGAAAGACTCCGACTGTAATAAAAACGGCGCCGGGGACGGGTCCGGCACCACTAGCCACAGCAGGATAAGCGTGAGTTGTGGTGGAATTAACGTGGAGGTCAACCAACACCAGGAGACGACGCCTGGCTGTAAAACCTCCTCCTCGGACTCCGCGTCTGTAACTTCCGTGTCCTCCGCGTCCGTGCTCGGCTCGGGACTCGTGGCGCCGGTTTCTCCGTACAAACCGGGGCAGACCGTTTTCCCGCTGCCGCCGGCCGGTATGTCCTACCCGGGTAGCCTGGCCGGGGCCTACGCGGGTTACCCGCAGCACTTCCTATCCCACGGAGGGGGCCTGGTCAGCTCGCTGGGCTGCAGCAAGGCCGGATCCAGCCCGCTGGCGGGGGCTTCTCCGCCCTCCATCATGTCGGCGAGCCTCTGCAGAGACCCTTACTGCCTCAGTTACCACTGTGCCAGCCACTTGGCGGGCGCGGCCAGCGCCTCCTGCACGCACGAGtccgcggccgccgccgccgcgaaCGCCCTCAAGTCCAGCTACCCGCTGATGTACCCGACGCACCACATCCACGGCGTGCACTCCTCGGCGCCGTCATTTAGCGGGCACCCACTGTACCCGTACGGGTTCATGCTCCCCAATGACCCCCTGCCCCACGTTTGCAATTGGGTGTCGGCGAACGGACCGTGCGACAAGCGCTTCTCCTCGTCAGAAGAGCTCCTGAATCACCTGAGGACTCACACGGCGTTCACCGGGGCGGAGAAGTTGATTTCCGGTTACCCGGGGTCCTCGTCTCTGGCCAGCGCCGCAGCGGCGGCCATGGCCTGCCACATGCACATGCCACCGTCAGGTGGCCCCGGGAGCCCCGGGGCTTTGGCCCTGAGGAGCCCGCATCACGCGTTAGGACTCAGCAGCCGCTACCACCCGTACTCCAAAAGCCCCCTGCAGAGCCCCGGGGGCCCGGTGCCCATGCCGGCCGCCACCGGCCCTTATTACTCCCCGTATGCGCTGTATGGCCAGAGACTCACCACAGCGTCAGCGCTTGGATACCAGTGA